The stretch of DNA ATTGTGCAGCCCGCTATATCGAAATGCCCGCCGCCGTTATACATTTCCGCGATAGCGGCCACGTTAGCGCCTTTCGACCTTAAGCTAACCCTTAACCGTTTTTTATCCTGTTCCCTGAAGAGGACCGCGATCCTGACTTTCTCGATCGAGCGTATAAGATCCGCGACCTCGTCGACATCGTCATCCTTCCCCTTAACCTTATCGTAATCCTTTCTCCTTATTATGGACCAGGCGACACTGCCGCCGTTCACGAACTTGCACCTGGACATGCATATGCCGGACAGGATTATCCCTTCCCTGGTCTTCGACCAGTAAACGATATCCACTAATTTCTGGAAATCCGTTACGATCTCAGCCAGAGCGCCGCATAGTCTAAAGGTATAGGGTTTTACATTCGGGAGCCTGAACGAATTCGTCTCGACTATTATCGAGGTCAGTATATTCTGGGCGATCTCTTCGTCTACCGCGACGCCCAGCTTCTTAAGGAGCGTATAGATGATCTCGCCGACCGCCGCGGCCGAGCTATCTATTAACTGCAGGTCGCCGAACGGCCTTCTCGCGTCGTGGTGGTCTATCTCAAGCACGCTGAGCGCTTTTTCAAAAACCCCGTAAGCCCTGCCGAGGATCTCCTTATTGCTGCAATCTACGGAGATGGCCAGGTCGCATCTCTTGTCTATTTTTTTAAGGATGCGCTTCGCCCCGGGCAGCAGCCTGTATCTGCCGGGCACATTGTCCTGGCATATCATATAGACTTTCTTGCCGAGGCGCTCCAATCCCATGCCGAGCGACAGAAGCGAGCCTATCGAATCGCCGTCGGGATTTACATGGCTGGCTATGACGATCGTTTTCGCTTCTTTTATCCGTTCTAGCACCGGCTTCAGATCTTTCATATCAATAATTTACCTTATAAAACGTCTGCTGTCAAAAAAAACTAACTCAGGCTCTCCGCGCTGTACCTGGCCAGGAGCCCGGTCTTTAAAGCATGGCGGTAGATCTTCACGAAAAAAAGATACGACAGGAAGAGATATATCACGACGAGGAAGGCGCCGCACAGGAGCGAGATCCAGGAAACGGAGCCTCCCGCGATCATGGCCCTTAAGCCCTCGAAGACATAAGACGGCGGCAAAAAATACGAAACGTACTGCATCCATTGAGGAAGCGTAGCGACTGGATACAGGACGCCGACGAACGGCGATACGAGCGCCGGGATCGGCCAGATGAACCATTCCGATGCCGGCCCGAAATGGAGCACCAGGGCGCTCCCGAAGATGCCCAGCGCGATGCCGAAGAGGAACAGTATTATAAGGAAAGGTATTGCCATAAGGCCGTAGATGATGAGCGACAGCTTGAAGAAGAATACCGCGATGAAGAGCATGACGGAGATCCCTATTATACTCGTCGCTATGCTTGTCAGCACCAGTCCGGCCGCGTATTCGGATGTGAGGATCGGCGTGGCAAATATGTTGAGGAAGTTCCGGCTCCAGACGTCCTCGAAGAACGCCATCGTTACACCCTGCATGATACGGATAAAGAAATCCCACAGGATGACCGCGCCGAGGAGCACCGGGACGAAGTTGAAACCGCTCGAAGAGACTTTATTGAGGTACTGCGTAAGGAATCCCCACAGGACCATGTCGACCGCTATCCAGGCAAAGAGCGGGAATACGCGCGAGAAGCTCCCCCGTATGAGGTAGAGCTGGCGCAGCATGATAGCGTAAACGCGGCGGAAAGACATTTTAGCCGGCCTCCAGTGTCAGCGGTTCGCGGGCCACTGTGATGAAAAGTTCCTCAAGCGTCTTCTTGCCGTGCTCGGCGGGAAGCGTCTTCGGGTCGCCCTCGAGAAGTATCCTGCCGTGCGACAGGAAAAGGACGCGGTCGCAAACATCTTCGACTTCATACATGTTATGCGACGTCCAGAGCACCCCGCCGG from Candidatus Omnitrophota bacterium encodes:
- a CDS encoding DHH family phosphoesterase, giving the protein MKDLKPVLERIKEAKTIVIASHVNPDGDSIGSLLSLGMGLERLGKKVYMICQDNVPGRYRLLPGAKRILKKIDKRCDLAISVDCSNKEILGRAYGVFEKALSVLEIDHHDARRPFGDLQLIDSSAAAVGEIIYTLLKKLGVAVDEEIAQNILTSIIVETNSFRLPNVKPYTFRLCGALAEIVTDFQKLVDIVYWSKTREGIILSGICMSRCKFVNGGSVAWSIIRRKDYDKVKGKDDDVDEVADLIRSIEKVRIAVLFREQDKKRLRVSLRSKGANVAAIAEMYNGGGHFDIAGCTIPNDRKTIRKLLTQLTDLDTSHSSGL
- a CDS encoding ABC transporter permease encodes the protein MSFRRVYAIMLRQLYLIRGSFSRVFPLFAWIAVDMVLWGFLTQYLNKVSSSGFNFVPVLLGAVILWDFFIRIMQGVTMAFFEDVWSRNFLNIFATPILTSEYAAGLVLTSIATSIIGISVMLFIAVFFFKLSLIIYGLMAIPFLIILFLFGIALGIFGSALVLHFGPASEWFIWPIPALVSPFVGVLYPVATLPQWMQYVSYFLPPSYVFEGLRAMIAGGSVSWISLLCGAFLVVIYLFLSYLFFVKIYRHALKTGLLARYSAESLS